One Acetomicrobium thermoterrenum DSM 13490 genomic region harbors:
- a CDS encoding DUF501 domain-containing protein, whose protein sequence is MAGARPEAKGKTLQNNLSKIKGLLQPLLYIQQISPGDERVILRQMRGRNFHSSIAVGIVKRCRLGKPQVLLCAPLFELKPFPTTFWLSCPYLVGKCGKEEAAGGVKQLESYAKNYIDSERWINFNVKHSVIRLFLLSEGEKLFLSKVGKNIFDRLRLSGIGGMGCPVEMRMKCLHLQVASWLALGEHPAEGWLKSRFTELECDNPDRYCT, encoded by the coding sequence GTGGCAGGCGCAAGGCCGGAAGCAAAAGGTAAGACACTTCAAAACAACCTTTCAAAAATAAAGGGGCTTTTACAGCCCCTTTTGTATATTCAGCAAATCTCCCCCGGGGACGAAAGGGTTATTTTGCGCCAAATGAGGGGCAGAAATTTCCATTCCTCCATCGCCGTTGGAATTGTAAAGCGTTGCAGATTGGGCAAACCTCAAGTTTTACTCTGCGCCCCCTTATTTGAATTAAAGCCCTTCCCCACCACCTTTTGGCTGTCCTGTCCCTATCTGGTCGGTAAGTGCGGTAAAGAGGAGGCTGCAGGGGGAGTAAAGCAGCTCGAAAGTTACGCCAAAAATTATATCGATTCGGAAAGATGGATTAATTTTAATGTAAAACACAGCGTCATTAGGCTTTTTTTGTTGTCGGAAGGAGAAAAGTTATTTCTGTCTAAAGTAGGCAAAAACATATTTGACAGGCTCCGCCTCTCCGGCATCGGCGGTATGGGTTGTCCTGTTGAAATGAGAATGAAATGCCTGCACCTTCAGGTTGCTTCATGGCTTGCCCTTGGAGAGCATCCTGCGGAAGGTTGGCTTAAGAGTCGCTTCACAGAGCTTGAGTGCGATAATCCCGATAGATATTGCACTTAA
- a CDS encoding S1 RNA-binding domain-containing protein, with translation MSNEQEVITSAKVNEVVKCVVEKITPYGAFVKIQNGQRGMIHISEISQGYVKKVEDVLSLGQEVEAKVIKIDERGRIDLSLKALGSAGERAELQAKTSHQHNEDDFEKKLTKFMKLSDEKISDLYQKIGDGKKSGRRKAGSKR, from the coding sequence ATGAGCAACGAGCAAGAGGTAATCACCTCGGCAAAGGTCAACGAAGTTGTCAAGTGCGTGGTGGAGAAGATAACTCCCTATGGGGCTTTCGTGAAGATCCAGAACGGGCAGAGGGGAATGATCCATATTTCGGAGATATCTCAAGGCTACGTGAAAAAAGTGGAAGATGTACTTTCCTTGGGCCAGGAAGTCGAAGCCAAGGTGATAAAGATAGATGAAAGAGGTCGCATAGACCTTTCTCTGAAAGCTCTTGGTTCCGCCGGGGAACGGGCTGAACTTCAGGCTAAAACTTCCCATCAGCACAACGAGGATGATTTCGAGAAAAAGCTGACGAAGTTCATGAAGCTGAGCGACGAAAAGATCTCCGATCTCTATCAAAAAATTGGAGACGGCAAAAAAAGTGGCAGGCGCAAGGCCGGAAGCAAAAGGTAA
- the codY gene encoding GTP-sensing pleiotropic transcriptional regulator CodY, which yields METPRELIEARPKIVNPTAMEDLLNKTRIISRTLQSSAMTPHPDYQKIARLLCDLATANVYIINGEGKILGYAWISDYKCDYMEQLLNEGYMPKNYTERLNQHSESVLNHSDHGNCAYADEPCRYFNKHVVYVPIFGCGERLGTLILARFGAPFDTRDLVLSEYLATVVGIEILYDRTHHIEERAKERFMVQIAVRALSYSEMESIKVILKELGGYEGVVVASRVADRIGVTRSVIVNALRKLESAGLIESRSLGMKGTYIKILSPIFLEELSK from the coding sequence ATGGAAACGCCTCGTGAGCTAATTGAAGCAAGGCCCAAAATCGTTAACCCCACTGCAATGGAGGATCTGCTGAATAAGACGCGCATAATAAGCAGAACCCTTCAATCCTCCGCCATGACGCCCCATCCGGATTATCAAAAGATTGCCAGGTTGTTGTGCGATCTGGCAACCGCTAACGTATATATAATCAACGGAGAGGGCAAAATATTGGGTTATGCCTGGATAAGCGATTATAAGTGCGATTATATGGAACAGTTGCTTAATGAGGGCTATATGCCCAAAAACTATACCGAAAGACTGAACCAACACAGCGAATCGGTTTTAAATCACAGCGATCACGGCAATTGCGCCTACGCTGACGAGCCCTGCAGGTATTTTAATAAGCATGTAGTATATGTGCCCATTTTCGGTTGTGGAGAGAGGCTGGGAACGCTTATCTTGGCTCGTTTCGGCGCACCTTTCGATACGCGCGATCTTGTATTGTCTGAGTATCTTGCTACCGTTGTGGGAATCGAAATTTTGTACGACAGGACACATCACATCGAGGAGAGGGCAAAGGAACGGTTTATGGTCCAAATAGCGGTCAGAGCTCTTTCCTATTCAGAGATGGAGTCCATAAAAGTAATTCTTAAAGAGCTCGGGGGTTATGAAGGGGTAGTAGTGGCAAGCAGAGTTGCCGATAGGATAGGGGTTACCAGAAGCGTCATCGTCAATGCTCTGCGCAAGCTGGAGAGCGCAGGCCTGATCGAAAGCAGGAGCTTGGGCATGAAGGGGACCTATATAAAGATTTTGTCCCCCATCTTTTTAGAGGAGTTAAGCAAATAA
- the hslU gene encoding ATP-dependent protease ATPase subunit HslU, translated as MNEAVIKGDELTPSQVMAYLDRYVIGQTRAKKAVAVALRNRIRRKRLPKELAKEIIPKNILMVGPTGVGKTEIARRLAQLVDAPFVKVEASKYTEVGYVGRDVESMIREMADIAVHMVKSRKIEENSAVAEALAEERVLDALLPTKHKSRQPQDFMRLLLGDSTEEEEESDETERETKRTTREKFRKLLREGKLNDREIEIEVAESPLSNIPFVGAGMEEMGLNLGEMLGGILPKKIKRKRVTVANALKIFQQEEAEKLIDMDAVVQEALDKVQEEGIVFIDELDKIASSGGQKYGPDVSREGVQRDLLPLVEGTTVQTKYGPVKTDHILFIGAGAFHETKPSDLIPELQGRFPIRVELDALEEEELLRILVEPENSLVKQYKALLETEGIEMIFDDGALKAIAFFAAKMNREMENIGARRLHTMMEQLLEDISFKAPELKEREVRIDEAFVNERLADLVENTDLRRYLL; from the coding sequence GTGAATGAGGCAGTGATTAAAGGGGACGAACTTACACCATCTCAGGTGATGGCCTATTTGGATAGATACGTCATAGGACAGACGAGGGCGAAAAAGGCCGTGGCAGTTGCCTTGCGCAATCGCATCAGAAGAAAGAGACTTCCAAAGGAGCTTGCGAAGGAGATAATTCCCAAAAATATTTTAATGGTAGGCCCCACTGGCGTGGGAAAGACCGAAATAGCGAGACGTTTGGCACAGCTCGTGGATGCACCTTTCGTTAAAGTCGAAGCATCCAAATATACCGAAGTTGGTTACGTTGGCCGGGACGTGGAATCCATGATTCGAGAAATGGCTGATATTGCCGTGCACATGGTCAAATCAAGAAAGATCGAAGAAAACAGTGCCGTTGCGGAAGCGCTGGCGGAGGAGAGGGTTCTCGATGCCCTCCTTCCGACTAAGCATAAAAGCAGGCAGCCTCAGGATTTTATGAGGCTTTTGCTCGGCGATTCCACGGAAGAAGAGGAGGAGTCCGACGAGACCGAGAGGGAGACTAAAAGGACGACGAGGGAGAAGTTTAGAAAACTCTTAAGGGAGGGAAAGTTAAACGACAGGGAAATAGAGATCGAAGTTGCAGAAAGTCCGCTGTCGAACATCCCCTTCGTCGGAGCTGGCATGGAGGAGATGGGCTTGAATTTGGGCGAGATGTTGGGCGGCATTTTGCCCAAGAAGATCAAACGCAAAAGGGTTACCGTAGCTAATGCTTTAAAGATCTTCCAGCAGGAGGAAGCGGAAAAGCTTATAGATATGGATGCCGTGGTTCAGGAAGCCTTGGATAAGGTCCAGGAAGAGGGCATAGTGTTTATAGACGAACTGGACAAGATTGCTTCCTCCGGCGGGCAGAAATACGGCCCCGACGTGAGCAGAGAGGGAGTGCAGCGCGATCTCCTTCCCCTCGTGGAGGGGACGACGGTGCAGACCAAATACGGCCCCGTGAAAACGGATCATATACTCTTCATAGGTGCCGGAGCCTTTCATGAAACAAAGCCCTCGGATCTTATACCGGAATTACAGGGCAGGTTTCCCATACGGGTTGAACTTGACGCCCTTGAAGAAGAGGAATTGTTGCGCATCCTTGTCGAGCCGGAAAACAGTTTGGTCAAGCAATATAAGGCATTGCTCGAAACAGAGGGCATAGAAATGATTTTCGATGACGGAGCCCTTAAAGCCATCGCCTTTTTTGCGGCAAAGATGAACAGGGAGATGGAAAACATCGGAGCGCGAAGACTGCATACCATGATGGAACAGCTTTTGGAAGATATAAGCTTCAAAGCGCCGGAATTAAAGGAGAGGGAAGTGCGAATCGATGAAGCCTTCGTCAACGAGCGTTTAGCTGATTTAGTGGAGAACACCGATCTCAGAAGGTATTTATTATAA
- the hslV gene encoding ATP-dependent protease subunit HslV has product MFKGTTIICVRRGDEVAMAGDGQVTLEHQIIKNGAKKVRRLVGGNVLAGFAGSTADAMTLLERFERYLEGHSGNLMRAAVDLVKEWRTDKALRRLEAMMLVADLRQTLLLSGAGDVLEPDSDVASIGSGSGFALAAAKAFIEVSDMGAGEIAKRSLQIASELCIYTNDIITLEVIKGE; this is encoded by the coding sequence ATGTTTAAAGGTACCACTATCATTTGCGTGAGAAGGGGCGATGAGGTCGCCATGGCCGGAGACGGTCAGGTAACCTTAGAGCACCAGATTATAAAAAACGGAGCCAAAAAAGTGAGGCGTCTTGTAGGAGGAAATGTCCTGGCGGGCTTTGCGGGCAGCACGGCTGATGCCATGACCCTGCTCGAGCGCTTCGAAAGGTATCTCGAAGGTCACAGCGGAAACTTGATGCGAGCTGCAGTTGACCTTGTAAAGGAGTGGCGCACAGATAAAGCGTTGCGCAGATTGGAAGCTATGATGCTGGTGGCCGATCTGCGACAGACACTTCTGCTTTCCGGTGCGGGCGATGTCCTTGAGCCCGATAGCGACGTGGCTTCCATAGGTTCCGGTTCAGGATTCGCTCTGGCCGCTGCAAAGGCCTTTATAGAGGTTTCCGACATGGGGGCTGGCGAAATTGCGAAAAGATCGCTGCAGATTGCTTCGGAGTTATGCATATATACGAACGATATCATCACATTAGAGGTGATAAAAGGTGAATGA
- a CDS encoding tyrosine-type recombinase/integrase has product MSENISSSVDAFLEYLKYASGRTDNTVINYAVDLSQFVDYVISQGVEEIEKIEQAHIRAFLRELAAYGYSKSSVLRKLSSLRSWTNFLLQSGKLTSDPTKGVRGPKEPKRLPRALAYEDVKMMLENGPNGEFEIRDRAILELLYGCGLRVAELVALDWEDVDIEERWLRVKGKGEKERLVPMGRHAQKALREWQVFLGKLSGPLFPGDGCERIAVRTVHRVVSRAAKRVGLAGVSPHMLRHSFATHMLEGGASLRVLQELLGHQSLVTTQRYLKISYEQLKKSYINAHPRGRGEKDV; this is encoded by the coding sequence ATGAGCGAAAATATTTCTTCCTCGGTCGATGCCTTTTTGGAATATTTGAAATATGCAAGCGGGAGGACGGACAACACCGTCATAAATTACGCAGTTGACCTCTCTCAGTTTGTTGACTACGTAATCTCACAAGGTGTGGAGGAGATCGAGAAAATTGAGCAGGCTCACATTCGCGCCTTTCTCAGGGAACTGGCGGCATATGGATATTCTAAAAGCTCGGTGTTGAGGAAGCTGTCGTCGCTGAGAAGTTGGACGAACTTCTTGCTTCAAAGCGGAAAGCTGACTTCTGATCCTACCAAAGGTGTTAGGGGGCCGAAAGAGCCCAAGAGGCTGCCCAGAGCGTTGGCTTACGAAGATGTCAAAATGATGCTTGAGAACGGTCCTAACGGTGAATTTGAGATAAGGGACAGAGCTATACTTGAACTTTTGTACGGTTGTGGTTTGAGGGTTGCCGAGTTGGTCGCCCTGGATTGGGAAGATGTGGATATAGAGGAAAGATGGTTACGAGTCAAGGGCAAGGGGGAGAAGGAGCGTTTGGTTCCAATGGGAAGGCATGCCCAGAAGGCATTGAGGGAATGGCAGGTTTTTTTAGGAAAATTGAGCGGCCCCTTATTTCCCGGAGACGGTTGCGAGCGTATTGCCGTGCGGACGGTGCACAGGGTCGTCTCCAGGGCTGCAAAAAGGGTTGGGCTAGCAGGCGTAAGCCCCCACATGCTTCGTCACAGCTTTGCAACTCACATGCTGGAAGGGGGAGCTTCCTTGAGGGTACTGCAGGAGTTGTTGGGGCACCAGAGTTTGGTCACCACTCAAAGATATCTCAAGATCAGTTACGAGCAGTTGAAAAAAAGTTATATAAATGCCCATCCCAGGGGGAGAGGTGAAAAAGATGTTTAA
- the trmFO gene encoding methylenetetrahydrofolate--tRNA-(uracil(54)-C(5))-methyltransferase (FADH(2)-oxidizing) TrmFO — translation MMPEPLEKDNLAVTIVGGGLAGSEAAYQLAKRGIKVRLYEMRPKKYPPAHRTSKFAELVCSNSLGSDVLSSPAGILKAELRELDSLIIKCADLHKVPAGWALAVDREAFSEEVTSRIESMPSVEIIRDEVEKIGGGPAIVASGPLTSPSLASNLKALVGEDFLYFYDAVAPVVLRESINTEIAFYGSRYGYGEDYINCPLNEEEYQRFYEALIEGEVAMRHEFEGEHFFEGCLPVEVIAKRGRDALRYGPMRPVGLKDPRSGREPYAVVQLRQDDKEGRLYNMVGFQTNLRWSEQGRIFRLIPGLEEAEFARYGVMHRNIYVNAPVVLDEYLRLKGFDDLFLAGQLAGVEGYVESTAMGLVAALNMFCLLKGNALPSWPRETAIGSLLWYLNNANPKSFQPMNINLGLLPPLPKKIKDKRRRCEAIASKALESLRAFMESRSELF, via the coding sequence ATGATGCCGGAGCCGTTGGAGAAAGATAATTTGGCGGTGACCATCGTCGGGGGAGGGCTTGCGGGAAGCGAGGCTGCCTATCAGCTCGCCAAGAGAGGAATTAAGGTAAGGCTTTATGAAATGAGGCCCAAGAAATATCCTCCGGCACACAGGACATCGAAATTTGCGGAACTTGTCTGCAGCAACTCTCTCGGTTCCGACGTGCTTTCAAGCCCAGCTGGCATTTTAAAGGCCGAGCTAAGAGAGCTTGATAGCTTGATAATAAAATGCGCTGATCTGCATAAAGTTCCTGCCGGATGGGCCCTTGCCGTGGATAGAGAGGCCTTCAGCGAAGAGGTTACCTCAAGGATAGAGTCGATGCCTTCGGTGGAAATAATAAGGGATGAGGTCGAAAAAATCGGAGGAGGGCCTGCGATAGTTGCGAGTGGTCCCCTGACTTCGCCTTCGTTGGCCTCCAACCTCAAGGCTCTGGTCGGCGAAGATTTTTTGTACTTCTACGATGCCGTCGCTCCTGTGGTGCTGCGGGAGAGTATAAACACGGAGATAGCTTTCTACGGCAGTCGTTACGGTTATGGCGAAGATTACATTAACTGTCCGTTAAACGAGGAGGAATATCAGCGTTTCTATGAGGCCCTGATAGAAGGCGAAGTGGCCATGCGCCACGAGTTCGAAGGGGAGCATTTCTTCGAAGGATGTCTGCCCGTAGAGGTGATAGCGAAAAGAGGGCGTGACGCTCTGAGGTATGGGCCCATGAGACCGGTGGGCCTCAAAGATCCGCGAAGCGGGAGAGAGCCTTACGCCGTCGTTCAGCTGCGACAGGACGATAAAGAAGGAAGGCTTTATAACATGGTTGGCTTTCAGACTAACTTGAGATGGTCCGAGCAGGGCAGGATCTTTCGCCTCATCCCGGGGTTGGAGGAAGCCGAGTTTGCAAGATATGGTGTTATGCACAGGAACATCTACGTCAATGCTCCTGTAGTGCTCGATGAATATCTGAGGTTGAAGGGTTTCGATGATCTTTTTCTCGCAGGCCAATTGGCGGGCGTGGAAGGTTACGTGGAGAGCACGGCCATGGGATTGGTCGCCGCTTTAAACATGTTTTGTTTGCTAAAGGGAAACGCCCTTCCGTCGTGGCCCAGGGAGACTGCCATTGGCTCTTTGTTATGGTATCTGAACAATGCCAATCCCAAATCCTTTCAACCCATGAACATCAACCTGGGGTTGTTGCCACCCCTGCCGAAAAAGATAAAGGACAAAAGGCGACGTTGTGAAGCGATAGCCAGCAAAGCACTGGAGTCTCTTCGTGCCTTTATGGAATCCCGGAGTGAGCTGTTTTAA
- the topA gene encoding type I DNA topoisomerase, with the protein MKKVSDKTLVIVESPTKAKTLKKILGRKYDIKASNGHVRDLPKSRLGVDIENNFEPEYILVRGKGPLVRELKRAAQKAKNVLLASDPDREGEAIAWHLANLLSISCEEPCRVRMYEITPRAVKEAFSKAEPIDMDKVDAQQARRLVDRLMGYSLSPLLWKKVKAGLSAGRVQSVALRLICEKEAEIKAFVPQEYWVIVAVAKGERGQFSLKLAKKDGKNIRVTNAIDAQAVYNELLSLPYVVSKFDTKEGKRNPLPPFKTSTLQQEAARRLGFSPQKTMRVAQGLYEGVDLPGQGPVGLITYMRTDSLRIAPEAIAMARKFIEENYGERYLPEKPLQYISKERSQDAHEAIRPTNVRLVPEEIETHLTKDQKALYELIWKRFLASQMEPAIVARTNLEVEAGPYTLKQSGVTLIFDGWSRLWPLEMKEEILPEAEVGELLKLLKLDKEQKFTKPPSRYTESGLVKVLEEKGIGRPSTYATIIQTLYDRHYVERDEAKKFFPTELGVTVNSFLVEHFQSLINVEFTAKMEDELDKVERGDTSWLSVVKEFWVHFEGILKSVQNVAKVEVPVETIDEKCPLCGAQLIVKHGRYGKFIACSAYPDCKYTRNFKNSLDIPCPKCGEGKVVLLRSKNRRPFYGCSRYPKCDFVSWSKPTGEICPKCGGPFVVKRKTVKCADCGYEKEEIPDDAGAVGER; encoded by the coding sequence GTGAAAAAGGTGTCGGATAAAACTTTAGTGATAGTCGAATCTCCTACTAAAGCTAAGACTTTGAAAAAAATACTCGGTCGTAAATATGATATAAAGGCAAGTAACGGGCATGTAAGAGATCTTCCCAAAAGCAGATTGGGCGTCGATATAGAAAATAATTTCGAGCCGGAATACATCCTCGTCAGAGGTAAGGGCCCGTTGGTTCGAGAGCTTAAAAGGGCTGCTCAGAAGGCAAAGAATGTATTGCTTGCTTCTGACCCGGATAGGGAGGGAGAAGCAATAGCCTGGCATTTGGCGAACCTTTTATCCATATCTTGCGAAGAGCCTTGCAGGGTTCGTATGTATGAAATAACACCCCGAGCCGTAAAAGAAGCTTTTTCTAAGGCCGAACCGATAGACATGGATAAGGTCGACGCACAACAGGCCAGAAGGCTTGTGGACAGGCTCATGGGTTATAGCTTGAGCCCTCTGCTGTGGAAAAAGGTAAAGGCCGGGCTTTCGGCAGGCAGGGTTCAATCGGTAGCCCTTAGGCTTATTTGCGAGAAGGAAGCGGAAATAAAGGCCTTTGTCCCCCAGGAATACTGGGTCATTGTCGCAGTGGCAAAGGGGGAAAGGGGACAGTTTTCGCTAAAGCTTGCCAAGAAGGACGGCAAAAACATAAGGGTCACGAATGCTATCGATGCCCAGGCCGTATATAACGAATTGCTGTCTTTGCCCTATGTGGTCTCGAAGTTCGATACGAAGGAGGGCAAGAGAAACCCTCTTCCGCCCTTTAAGACCAGCACCCTCCAACAGGAAGCGGCAAGACGGCTTGGTTTTTCTCCCCAGAAGACCATGCGCGTAGCCCAAGGCTTATACGAAGGGGTCGATCTGCCCGGGCAGGGGCCTGTGGGTCTGATTACCTATATGCGGACAGATAGCCTGCGCATAGCTCCGGAAGCTATAGCCATGGCTCGCAAGTTCATAGAGGAAAACTACGGAGAAAGGTATTTGCCGGAAAAACCCCTTCAGTATATATCCAAGGAGCGGTCTCAAGATGCTCATGAGGCCATAAGGCCTACTAATGTCCGTTTGGTGCCCGAAGAAATAGAAACTCATTTGACGAAAGATCAAAAGGCCTTGTACGAACTAATATGGAAGCGTTTTTTGGCTTCCCAAATGGAGCCTGCTATTGTGGCCAGGACCAACCTGGAGGTGGAAGCAGGGCCTTACACCTTGAAACAAAGCGGAGTGACCTTGATTTTCGACGGTTGGAGCAGGCTCTGGCCTCTGGAAATGAAGGAGGAAATCTTGCCCGAGGCGGAGGTTGGAGAGCTGCTGAAGTTATTGAAACTCGATAAAGAACAAAAATTCACCAAACCGCCTTCCAGATATACGGAGTCGGGCTTAGTTAAGGTCTTGGAAGAGAAGGGAATAGGCAGACCGTCGACGTATGCGACAATAATACAGACGCTTTACGACAGACATTACGTCGAGAGAGACGAAGCCAAGAAGTTTTTTCCCACGGAGCTTGGGGTTACGGTTAATTCCTTTTTGGTTGAACACTTTCAGTCCCTGATCAATGTCGAATTTACGGCGAAGATGGAGGATGAGCTGGACAAAGTGGAGAGGGGCGATACATCTTGGCTTTCGGTAGTCAAGGAATTTTGGGTTCACTTTGAAGGCATTTTAAAAAGCGTCCAAAACGTGGCCAAGGTGGAAGTACCCGTCGAAACTATAGACGAAAAATGTCCCCTTTGCGGTGCCCAGTTAATCGTAAAACACGGCCGTTACGGTAAATTTATAGCCTGTTCGGCCTATCCTGATTGTAAATATACGAGAAATTTCAAAAACAGCTTAGACATACCCTGTCCCAAGTGCGGTGAAGGCAAGGTGGTGCTCCTTCGTTCAAAAAACAGAAGGCCCTTTTATGGCTGCTCGAGATATCCCAAATGCGATTTCGTAAGTTGGAGCAAGCCTACAGGAGAAATTTGTCCCAAGTGCGGCGGCCCTTTTGTGGTTAAAAGAAAGACAGTAAAGTGCGCCGATTGCGGATATGAAAAGGAGGAAATTCCCGATGATGCCGGAGCCGTTGGAGAAAGATAA
- the dprA gene encoding DNA-processing protein DprA, with amino-acid sequence MKDEELSILLALNAIRQFKGHLINDLKCKSISLLDLAASPSVIREFTRSESVIQRWYEMLSKGWHFRELERCRAEGIEILVWGEEGYPSSLDRLSDPPLLLYWWGNNPKSYKAAVALVGTRRCSNYGGRVAFELAFKMAEEGFPIVSGGAYGIDARAHRGALEAGGVSLSVFGTGVDVFYPAKNETLFEGLKERGALISEYPLGTKGMPWNFPERNRIIVGLAEVVVVVEAPIKSGAMITGRIAMECGVELWAVPGRINEGVARGSNLLIFDGAYPLIDVDSFVHLMKGSPEGFLVKGQSEVSLAELDDGERRVYGLLREKGDRTVDNISLECKMTPAQVFTTLTKLESRGLVSATGPGRWGANAFMEGEKGVG; translated from the coding sequence TTGAAAGATGAGGAATTATCGATCCTTCTTGCCTTGAACGCTATAAGACAGTTCAAAGGCCATTTGATAAACGATTTGAAATGTAAATCCATATCCTTGCTTGACCTGGCTGCCTCTCCCTCTGTTATAAGGGAATTTACGAGATCGGAGAGCGTCATTCAAAGGTGGTATGAGATGCTGTCTAAGGGTTGGCATTTCAGGGAACTTGAGCGATGTCGCGCAGAGGGCATCGAAATTCTTGTGTGGGGAGAGGAGGGTTACCCCTCTTCCCTGGATCGATTGTCCGACCCTCCCCTGTTGCTTTATTGGTGGGGAAACAATCCTAAATCATACAAAGCTGCCGTGGCCTTGGTGGGCACGAGAAGATGCAGCAACTACGGTGGAAGGGTTGCTTTTGAGTTGGCCTTTAAAATGGCCGAAGAGGGTTTTCCCATCGTAAGCGGCGGCGCTTACGGAATAGACGCAAGAGCTCACAGGGGAGCTCTTGAAGCTGGAGGAGTTTCCCTTTCTGTCTTTGGAACGGGAGTGGATGTATTTTACCCTGCCAAAAACGAGACCCTATTTGAGGGTTTGAAGGAAAGGGGAGCCCTGATCTCCGAATACCCCCTCGGGACGAAGGGTATGCCGTGGAATTTTCCGGAGCGCAACAGGATCATTGTGGGGCTGGCTGAGGTGGTCGTAGTGGTAGAGGCACCCATCAAAAGCGGGGCCATGATAACGGGGCGAATTGCCATGGAATGCGGAGTGGAGCTTTGGGCTGTTCCCGGAAGGATCAACGAAGGAGTGGCCAGGGGCTCCAATTTGCTGATATTCGATGGAGCGTACCCATTGATCGATGTGGATTCTTTCGTGCATTTGATGAAGGGCTCTCCCGAAGGGTTTTTGGTAAAGGGACAAAGCGAAGTGTCTTTGGCGGAGTTGGACGATGGGGAAAGGCGGGTTTATGGGCTTTTGAGGGAGAAGGGCGATAGGACTGTTGACAATATCTCTCTAGAATGTAAAATGACGCCTGCCCAGGTGTTTACTACGTTGACAAAACTTGAGTCTCGGGGCCTGGTCTCAGCGACGGGGCCGGGACGATGGGGCGCAAACGCTTTTATGGAAGGTGAAAAAGGTGTCGGATAA